A stretch of Castanea sativa cultivar Marrone di Chiusa Pesio chromosome 2, ASM4071231v1 DNA encodes these proteins:
- the LOC142623627 gene encoding tyrosine--tRNA ligase 1, cytoplasmic-like — MDQRKVNVLAREYCDDIKRKNKPIILSHHMLPGLEEGQAKMSKSDLLSSIFMEDDEAEVNLKIKKAYCLPGIVEGNPCLEYVKYLILPWFKKFEIERSAENGGDKSFESFEELVADYESGKLHPADLKPALAKALNKILEVRSFHLSIYL; from the exons ATGGATCAGCGAAAAGTGAATGTACTTGCAAGAGAGTACTGTGATGACATCAAGAGGAAAAACAAGCCTATTATTTTGTCACACC ACATGTTACCCGGTTTAGAAGAAGGTCAGGCGAAGATGTCAAAAAGTGATCTACTATCTTCCATTTTTATGGAAGATGACGAG GCTGAAGTGAATTTGAAGATAAAGAAAGCATACTGTCTTCCAGGTATTGTGGAAGGGAATCCTTGCTTGGAGTATGTGAAGTACCTCATTTTACCTTGgtttaaaaagtttgaaatagAGCGCAGTGCAGAGAATGGTGGTGATAA GAGCTTTGAAAGCTTTGAAGAATTGGTTGCTGACTATGAAAGTGGAAAGCTACATCCAGCTGATCTTAAACCAGCCTTGGCAAAGGCTTTGAATAAGATACTAGAGGTACGTTCTTTCCATTTATCCATTTATCTCTAA